AAGGCGACACACGCGAGTTTCATCCTCTACAAACGCTGATTGCAGAGTGTGATGTCCTGACCTTCCACACGCCGTTAACCAAAAACGGTGAACACCCAACGCATCATCTGATGGGTGAAGCGGAGATCGCTGCACTGAAGCCAGGTTCAATACTTATCAACGCGGCTCGCGGTCCAGTGGTCAGTAATGACGCACTGAAAGCTGCGCTGAAAACGCAAAAGTTAACTGCTGTTCTGGATGTGTTCGAGTTCGAACCGGAAGTGGACATGGAACTTCTTCCTATGCTGGCTTTCGCCACCCCGCACGTTGCGGGTTACGGACTGGAAGGCAAAGCACGCGGCACCACCATGATCTACAACAGTTACTGCGAGTTTCTGGGTAATCAGGAAGAAAAAGTCGAAGCGGCGTCTTTGCTGCCGATCGCGCCAATTCCAAAGGTATCACTGAGTAAGCCTTGGGACGAAAGCGATCTGATGGCACTGTGCCAGCTCATTTATGACATCCGCCGTGATGACGCCGAGTTTCGACGCGCGATGGTTGACGTTGAGCTGCACCGCGCAAGCTTTGACCGCTTGCGCAAGAATTACTGGGACAGACGCGAGTACAGTGCAATTACAGTAGCGGGCGACGCAGCGTTTGGGTTAGAGTCGCTCGCTAATTTAGGTTTTACCGTAGAGGAATAATCATGACACAAGAATTCGATGTGGCTTATGACGTCGCTGTTTTAGGTGCTACAGGCGCAGTAGGGCGCACCATTATCGAGGTGTTGGAAGAGCGTAAATTCCCTGTGCGCAACCTTCACTTGCTGGCAAGTGAGCGCAGTGCCGGTGAAACCATCCGTTTTAATGGTAAAAGCGTTCGCGTGAAGAACGTGGAAGACTTTGACTGGAGCCAGGTTCAAATCGCGCTGTTCTCAGCGGGTGCAGAATCTTCTGACCGTTGGGCACCTATTGC
The nucleotide sequence above comes from Grimontia kaedaensis. Encoded proteins:
- a CDS encoding 4-phosphoerythronate dehydrogenase yields the protein MNILIDENMPYAAELFSKLGTVTAKAGRTLTAEDLIDVDALMIRSVTKVDEALLEKANKLKFVGTATAGTDHVDAELLASKGIFFTAAPGCNKVGVAEYVISALLVLSQQQGFSIADRKVGIVGAGQVGSYLSKCLSALSIPHLLCDPLKQAEGDTREFHPLQTLIAECDVLTFHTPLTKNGEHPTHHLMGEAEIAALKPGSILINAARGPVVSNDALKAALKTQKLTAVLDVFEFEPEVDMELLPMLAFATPHVAGYGLEGKARGTTMIYNSYCEFLGNQEEKVEAASLLPIAPIPKVSLSKPWDESDLMALCQLIYDIRRDDAEFRRAMVDVELHRASFDRLRKNYWDRREYSAITVAGDAAFGLESLANLGFTVEE